One stretch of Ipomoea triloba cultivar NCNSP0323 chromosome 8, ASM357664v1 DNA includes these proteins:
- the LOC116027378 gene encoding protein phosphatase 2C 29 yields the protein MGGGFSHLFPCVNPAVNRDEPEVVFTGSEPLDETLGHSFCYVRSSARFVSPPHSDRFISPSQSLRFDEPAQPKTRPGGGPMETGFRAISGASVSANTSTPRTVLQVDNFYEDATGTDGAITGVRGSVVNGFESTSSFCALPLQPIPRGGSGGERSCPMERAFFMSGPIERGALSGPLEPPTGSDSGANNVPFSAPLGGVYVKKKRRRGISGIRKALYRNFPEKKRPWVLPVRNFGGGRKDDPPASNCGGRELEMSCDNNIQWALGKAGEDRVHVVVSEELGWLFVGIYDGFNGPDAPEFLMSNLYKAMYKKLEGLFWDSEETSRQEEVGAGLENDVIPENSDILNTKSSLEPTGEVVREVEGVNGVNFQQLDKGSTKKVTFRSGEIEVRRRRLWEFLAEEDPEDGLDLSGSDRFAFSVEDALSVNNAGSAVRRSLLLSKLKQGLLIKHRENKKLFPWRFGLKGKEKVGVEENRVEEERSIGNGRRRKVGPVDHELVLRAMSGALEITELAYLDMTDKLLDRYPELALMGSCLLVVLMRDEDVYVMNLGDSRAIVAKYEPEEVTSSSNSRVLGNDGLAVEGKVEESKGSILAEDKATNVVPVQDMRLVSLQLSTDHSTSIEEEVIRIKNEHPDDSNCIVNDRVKGRLKVTRAFGAGFLKQRKLNDALLEMFRNEYIGNTPYISCMPSLRHHRLCPGDQFLVLSSDGLYQYLSNEEVVSHVANFMEKFPDGDPAQHLIEELLLRAAKKAGMDLHELLDIPTGDRRKYHDDVTVMVISLEGRIWKSSGKYL from the exons ATGGGAGGAGGGTTTTCGCATCTGTTTCCGTGTGTTAACCCGGCGGTGAACCGGGATGAACCGGAGGTTGTCTTCACCGGCAGCGAGCCACTGGACGAGACGCTCGGCCACTCATTCTGCTACGTTCGGTCTTCAGCTCGGTTTGTGTCGCCTCCCCACTCCGATCGGTTTATTTCGCCGTCGCAGTCGCTCCGGTTCGACGAGCCGGCTCAGCCGAAGACCAGACCGGGGGGCGGTCCAATGGAAACCGGTTTCCGGGCCATTTCCGGTGCGTCGGTGAGTGCTAACACCTCCACTCCCAGAACTGTGCTTCAGGTGGATAATTTTTACGAGGATGCTACCGGAACTGATGGCGCTATTACTGGAGTGAGGGGAAGCGTTGTGAACGGGTTTGAGAGTACGTCGTCGTTTTGCGCCTTGCCTCTTCAGCCGATTCCTCGCGGCGGCAGCGGCGGGGAGCGGTCGTGTCCGATGGAGAGGGCGTTCTTCATGTCGGGTCCGATCGAGCGAGGAGCGCTATCTGGGCCGCTGGAGCCGCCCACCGGGTCGGATTCCGGTGCGAATAATGTCCCATTCTCGGCGCCGCTGGGAGGTGTTTatgtgaagaagaagaggaggagagGCATTTCGGGAATTCGGAAGGCCTTGTACAGGAACTTCCCGGAGAAGAAGAGGCCGTGGGTTTTACCGGTTAGGAACTTCGGTGGTGGCCGCAAGGACGATCCACCTGCATCAAATTGTGGGGGGCGTGAGTTGGAAATGAGCTGTGATAACAATATCCAGTGGGCTTTAGGGAAAGCCGGTGAAGATCGAGTACATGTGGTTGTATCGGAGGAGCTTGGATGGCTATTTGTAGGTATTTATGATGGATTCAATGGGCCAGATGCCCCTGAATTCCTTATGAGTAATCTGTACAAAGCAATGTACAAAAAACTAGAGGGTTTGTTTTGGGATAGTGAAGAGACTAGTAGGCAGGAAGAAGTAGGTGCAGGTTTAGAAAATGATGTGATTCCAGAGAAttcagacatcctaaatacaAAGTCATCACTTGAACCTACAGGTGAGGTTGTTAGGGAAGTTGAAGGTGTAAATGGTGTTAACTTTCAGCAGCTCGATAAAGGATCCACAAAGAAGGTGACATTTCGTTCGGGTGAGATTGAGGTTAGGAGGAGAAGATTATGGGAGTTTTTGGCAGAGGAGGACCCTGAAGATGGTCTTGATCTCTCGGGTTCAGACAGATTTGCATTTTCAGTAGAGGATGCCTTAAGTGTGAACAATGCAGGTTCTGCAGTGAGAAGATCACTGCTGCTGTCAAAATTGAAACAAGGGTTGTTGATTAAACACAGGGAGAATAAAAAATTGTTTCCATGGAGATTTGGGTTGAAGGGCAAGGAGAAAGTTGGGGTGGAGGAGAATAGAGTTGAAGAGGAAAGGAGTATTGGAAACGGGAGGAGACGCAAAGTGGGTCCAGTTGACCATGAGTTAGTTTTGAGAGCAATGTCAGGGGCTCTTGAAATAACTGAGCTTGCCTACTTGGATATGACGGATAAGCTTCTTGATCGGTATCCAGAGCTTGCGCTGATGGGTTCGTGTTTGTTGGTTGTTTTGATGAGAGATGAAGATGTGTATGTGATGAATTTGGGAGATAGTCGGGCTATAGTAGCAAAGTATGAGCCTGAAGAGGTTACTTCTAGTTCAAATTCAAGGGTACTGGGTAATGATGGGTTGGCTGTGGAAGGTAAAGTTGAAGAGTCAAAGGGTAGCATTCTGGCGGAGGATAAGGCTACAAATGTGGTTCCTGTTCAAGATATGAGGTTGGTCTCATTGCAATTGTCTACTGATCATAGCACAAGCATTGAAGAA GAGGTTATCAGAATCAAGAATGAGCATCCTGATGACAGTAACTGTATTGTCAATGATAGAGTCAAAGGTCGCCTAAAGGTCACCCGTGCATTTGGGGCAGGCTTCCTGAAACAG CGTAAGTTGAATGACGCATTATTGGAAATGTTTCGCAATGAATATATTGGCAACACACCTTATATATCTTGTATGCCTTCTTTACGGCACCATAGACTATGTCCTGGAGATCAATTTTTGGTGCTCTCCTCTGATGGCTTATACCAATACTTGAGCAATGAGGAAGTTGTTTCCCATGTTGCAAATTTTATGGAGAAGTTTCCTGATGGAGATCCTGCGCAGCACCTGATTGAGGAGCTTTTGCTTCGTGCAGCCAAGAAAGCTG GAATGGATTTACATGAATTGCTCGACATTCCAACAGGAGACCGAAGGAAGTACCATGACGATGTCACTGTTATGGTAATATCACTCGAAGGAAGAATTTGGAAATCATCAGGAAAATACCTTTGA
- the LOC116027396 gene encoding MND1-interacting protein 1-like gives MGCNVREKHIRANRRNRSAKPDPEQGSSNNNTGNAVERTPLSKSIMESGIKPLNCFMGSHDSALSTNPSPTPGGGFDSNGWGYCTEEQLEDLVMKNLEFLYNEAIVKLVSLGYDEDVALKAILKNGFCYGGMDVLNNILHNAISYLKSGTSSEESENNFTDLRQMQEYSLAGMVCILQQVKPQFSKGDAMWCLLMSDLNVGRASVMDIPVLPQPNGNGSASVSVTGNSNVEGVGNSPVGIPPAICRFHGGWGFGNEGPNDFNRFFSYSSETPLQREVECPKRFNLSPSMKSLLKKNVATFAAGFRSNSKNIQNQSQAASSLLPSGYTSSLNGSGVEGIVAKGEESQNSKNQDVVNSVLSKFRDLNLDESTEHGHPQMDQKDEIIVSLIHQIKDLERQAKERKEWAHQKAMQAARKLSNDLTELKMLRMEREETQSVKKGKQTIEDNTMKKLTEMENALRKASGEVDRANSAVKKLETENAEIRAEMEACKLSASESATTFMEVAKREKKCLKKISAWEKQKSKLQEDIATEKQKCSDLAEQLAQAEADQKKAEERWTKEQAAKEVALTQVEEERRLKEATEAGNKRKLEALRLKIEIDFQRQKDDLQRLQQDLSRLKSSELSAEQHHQSVRLTTGNSDGVNAHGDIARLLHELDNLENSAEKEVGCDRECILCLKDEVSVVFLPCAHQVVCANCNESYGKKGRAACPACRIPIEQRIRVFGATS, from the exons ATGGGGTGTAACGTAAGAGAGAAGCATATCCGTGCCAATCGGAGGAACCGATCGGCGAAGCCCGACCCGGAGCAGGGCAGCAGCAATAACAACACAGGCAATGCTGTAGAAAGGACTCCGCTATCTAAATCCATCATGGAATCAGGGATTAAGCCTTTGAATTGTTTTATGGGCAGTCATGATTCTGCCCTGAGCACAAACCCTAGCCCGACTCCCGGGGGTGGGTTTGATAGCAATGGGTGGGGTTACTGTACCGAGGAGCAGCTGGAGGATCTTGTGATGAAGAATTTGGAGTTTCTATATAATGAGGCTATTGTTAAACTTGTGTCTTTAGGGTATGATGAGGATGTGGCATTGAAGGCCATTCTGAAGAATGGGTTTTGCTATGGTGGGATGGATGTGCTGAATAATATATTGCATAATGCAATATCTTATTTGAAAAGTGGGACGAGCTCTGAAGAGTCTGAGAATAATTTCACTGATCTGAGGCAGATGCAGGAATACTCATTGGCTGGTATGGTGTGCATACTGCAGCAGGTTAAGCCGCAGTTCAGTAAAGGGGATGCAATGTGGTGTTTGCTAATGAGTGATCTTAATGTGGGGCGTGCCAGCGTGATGGATATTCCAGTTCTTCCTCAACCTAATGGGAATGGTTCTGCTAGTGTATCAGTCACTGGTAATAGTAATGTGGAGGGTGTTGGGAATAGTCCTGTTGGTATACCCCCTGCTATATGTAGATTTCATGGTGGCTGGGGTTTTGGAAATGAGGGTCCCAATGATTTTAATAGGTTTTTCTCATACTCCTCTGAGACACCTTTGCAGAGAGAGGTTGAATGCCCAAAGAGGTTTAATCTTAGTCCTTCAATGAAATCATTATTGAAGAAGAACGTTGCAACTTTTGCTGCTGGATTTAGGTCGAACTCTAAAAATATACAAAACCAGTCACAAGCAGCCTCAAGCCTTTTACCTTCTGGGTATACCTCAAGCCTGAATGGATCAGGTGTTGAAGGTATTGTAGCAAAGGGTGAGGAATCCCAGAATTCAAAAAACCAAGACGTTGTCAACTCTGTATTAAGTAAATTTCGTGATTTAAATCTTGATGAGAGTACAGAGCATGGGCATCCCCAGATGGATCAAAAAGATGAGATTATTGTGAGTTTGATCCATCAAATCAAGGATCTTGAGAGGCAGGCAAAGGAGCGGAAGGAATGGGCACATCAAAAAGCAATGCAagctgcaaggaaattaagcaatgACTTAACTGAGCTTAAGATGCTGAGGATGGAAAGGGAGGAGACCCAAAGTGTGAAGAAGGGTAAGCAGACCATTGAGGACAATACCATGAAGAAGCTCACAGAAATGGAGAATGCTCTCCGTAAAGCAAGTGGTGAAGTTGACCGTGCCAATTCAGCTGTGAAAAAGCTGGAGACTGAGAATGCAGAAATTAGAGCAGAAATGGAGGCGTGCAAACTGAGTGCATCAGAATCTGCAACAACTTTTATGGAGGTTGCAAAGAGGGAGAAGAAATGCCTGAAAAAGATTTCAGCTTGGGAGAAACAGAAATCTAAACTTCAGGAGGATATTGCAACTGAGAAACAGAAGTGTTCAGACTTGGCAGAACAGCTGGCACAGGCTGAGGCAGATCAAAAGAAAGCTGAG GAAAGGTGGACTAAGGAACAGGCAGCCAAGGAGGTAGCCCTGACCCAAGTTGAGGAAGAACGGAGACTCAAAGAGGCTACCGAGGCGGGTAACAAAAGGAAGCTGGAGGCTCTGCGCCTCAAGATAGAAATAGACTTCCAGAGGCAAAAAGATGATCTCCAACGCCTTCAACAAGATCTTTCAAGGCTGAAATCATCCGAGCTGAGTGCTGAACAGCACCATCAATCTGTCAGGCTAACCACAGGGAACTCGGATGGGGTGAATGCCCATGGAGACATTGCAAGGTTGCTCCATGAATTAGACAACCTGGAGAATTCTGCAGAGAAGGAAGTTGGGTGTGATCGGGAATGCATTCTCTGCTTGAAGGATGAGGTGTCTGTTGTCTTTCTCCCCTGCGCTCACCAAGTTGTGTGTGCCAACTGCAACGAGAGCTACGGGAAGAAGGGCAGAGCTGCATGTCCAGCTTGTCGCATCCCTATTGAGCAGAGAATTCGTGTCTTTGGCGCCACCTCCTAG
- the LOC116027944 gene encoding protein phosphatase 2C 29-like, with amino-acid sequence MGGGFSHLFPCVNPAANRDEPAEVVFTAGEPLDETLGHSFCYVRSSARFVSPPHSDRFVSPSQSLRFDEPGQQKSRPVGAGPMETGFRAISGASVSANTSTPRTVLQVDEFYDDAPGTDGAITGVRGSVVNVNGFESTSSFCALPLQPVPRGGGERSGPMERAFFMSGPIERGALSGPLDGSTGSDPAGNNVPFSAPLGGVYVKKKRRRGISGIRNALYRNFPEKKRPWVLPVRNFVTHKDAPPASNCGRDSEMSCDSNIQWALGKAGEDRVHVVVSEEHGWLFVGIYDGFNGPDAPEFLMSNLYKAMYKKLEGLFWDSEETSRQEEVGESVENDVIAENSGTQNTNSSLEATDGEVREVEGVNGGNFQQLDRGSTKKVTFRSGEIEVRRRRRLWEYLAEDDPEDGLDLSGSDRFAFSVEDALSVNNAGPAVRRSLLLSKLKQGLLSKHRESRRLFPWRFGLKGKEKVEVEENRVEEERTIGNGSRRKVGPVDHELVLRAMSGALEITELAYLDMTDKLLDRCPELALMGSCLLVALMRDEDVYVMNVGDSRAIVAKYEPEEVTSSSNATVLGNDGLTVDGIAEEFNGSIQVEDKVSNVVPVQDMRLTALQLSTDHSTSIEEEVIRIKNEHPDDSNCIVNDRVKGRLKVTRAFGAGFLKQRKLNDALLEMFRNEYIGNTPYISCTPSLRHHRLCPGDQFLVLSSDGLYQYFSNEEVVSHVENFMEKFPDGDPAQHLIEELLFRAAKKAGMDLHELLDIPTGDRRKYHDDVTVMVISLEGRIWKSSGKYL; translated from the exons ATGGGAGGAGGGTTTTCGCATCTGTTTCCGTGTGTTAACCCGGCGGCGAACCGGGATGAGCCGGCGGAGGTTGTATTCACCGCCGGCGAGCCACTGGACGAGACGCTCGGCCACTCATTCTGCTACGTTCGGTCTTCAGCTCGGTTCGTGTCGCCTCCCCACTCCGATCGGTTCGTTTCGCCTTCGCAGTCGCTCCGGTTCGACGAGCCAGGTCAGCAGAAGTCCAGACCGGTCGGCGCCGGTCCAATGGAGACCGGTTTCCGGGCCATTTCCGGTGCGTCGGTGAGTGCTAACACCTCCACTCCCAGAACTGTGCTTCAGGTCGATGAATTTTACGACGATGCCCCTGGAACTGATGGCGCTATTACTGGAGTGAGGGGTAGCGTTGTCAATGTCAATGGTTTTGAGAGTACGTCGTCGTTTTGCGCCTTGCCTCTTCAGCCTGTTCCTCGCGGCGGCGGAGAACGGTCGGGTCCGATGGAGAGAGCGTTCTTCATGTCGGGTCCGATCGAGCGGGGCGCCCTATCCGGGCCGCTGGACGGGTCCACCGGGTCGGATCCCGCTGGAAATAATGTTCCATTTTCGGCGCCGTTGGGGGGTGTTTATGTCAAAAAGAAACGGAGGAGGGGCATTTCGGGAATTCGAAACGCCCTATACCGGAATTTCCCGGAGAAGAAGAGGCCGTGGGTGTTACCGGTTAGGAATTTCGTTACCCATAAAGATGCCCCGCCCGCTTCAAACTGCGGGCGTGACTCGGAAATGAGCTGTGACAGCAATATTCAGTGGGCTTTAGGGAAAGCAGGTGAAGATCGAGTACATGTGGTTGTATCAGAAGAGCATGGATGGCTATTTGTGGGTATTTATGATGGATTCAATGGGCCAGACGCCCCTGAATTCCTTATGAGTAATCTGTACAAAGCAATGTATAAAAAACTAGAGGGTTTGTTTTGGGATAGTGAAGAGACTAGTAGGCAAGAAGAAGTAGGTGAAAGTGTAGAAAATGATGTGATTGCAGAGAATTCAGGCACCCAAAATACAAATTCATCACTTGAAGCAACAGATGGGGAGGTTAGGGAAGTTGAAGGTGTAAATGGTGGTAATTTTCAGCAGCTTGATAGAGGATCCACAAAGAAGGTGACATTTCGTTCGGGGGAGATTGAGGTTAGGAGGAGGAGAAGATTATGGGAGTATTTGGCAGAGGACGATCCTGAAGATGGTCTCGATCTTTCGGGTTCAGATAGATTTGCATTTTCAGTAGAGGATGCCTTAAGTGTGAACAATGCAGGTCCTGCAGTGAGAAGATCACTGCTGTTGTCGAAATTGAAACAAGGATTGTTGAGTAAACACAGGGAGAGTAGGAGATTGTTTCCATGGAGATTTGGGTTGAAAGGTAAGGAGAAAGTTGAGGTGGAGGAGAATAGAGTGGAAGAGGAAAGGACTATTGGAAACGGGAGTAGACGCAAAGTGGGTCCAGTAGACCATGAGTTAGTTTTGAGAGCAATGTCAGGGGCTCTTGAAATAACTGAGCTTGCTTACTTGGATATGACGGATAAGCTTCTTGATCGATGTCCAGAGCTTGCCCTGATGGGTTCTTGTTTGTTGGTTGCTTTGATGCGAGATGAAGATGTGTATGTGATGAATGTGGGAGATAGTCGAGCTATAGTAGCAAAGTATGAGCCTGAAGAGGTTACTTCTAGTTCAAATGCAACGGTTCTAGGTAATGATGGGTTAACTGTGGATGGTATAGCTGAAGAGTTTAATGGTAGCATTCAGGTAGAAGATAAGGTGTCAAATGTGGTGCCTGTTCAAGATATGAGGTTGACTGCATTGCAATTGTCCACTGATCATAGTACAAGCATTGAAGAA GAGGTTATCAGAATCAAGAATGAGCATCCAGATGACAGTAACTGTATTGTGAATGATAGAGTGAAAGGTCGCCTAAAGGTCACCCGTGCATTTGGGGCAGGCTTCCTGAAACAG CGTAAGTTGAATGATGCGTTATTGGAAATGTTTCGCAATGAGTATATTGGCAACACGCCTTACATATCTTGTACACCTTCTCTACGTCACCATAGACTCTGTCCTGGAGATCAATTTTTGGTGCTCTCCTCTGATGGCTTATATCAATACTTCAGCAATGAGGAGGTTGTTTCCCATGTTGAGAATTTCATGGAGAAATTTCCTGATGGAGATCCTGCACAGCACCTGATTGAGGAGCTTTTGTTCCGCGCAGCCAAGAAAGCTG GAATGGATTTACATGAATTGCTCGACATCCCAACAGGAGACCGAAGGAAGTACCATGACGATGTAACTGTTATGGTAATATCACTTGAAGGAAGAATTTGGAAATCATCAGGAAAATACCTTTGA
- the LOC116026795 gene encoding NAC domain-containing protein 71-like, with amino-acid sequence MGGASLPPGFRFHPTDDELVGYYLKRKTDGVEIELEVIPEVDLYKFDPWELPDKSFLPKRDMEWFFFCPRDKKYPNGSRTNRATKSGYWKATGKDRRIVCQPATVGYRKTLVFYRGRAPLGDRTDWVMHEYRISDEDSHGNPSFQGPFALCRVIKKNDVSKKTTSEASGVTAAAAASKETGSSSSHGGFSSVAVNEPIILSDDIPTQTAFMSTESNYSTPIASPYQASHMGDYEFGMQPDTASVWMSADMILDSSKECPQQQNVPGFHSTQYGFPGSTLWQPYENHEFSSSSSYSNFRGEVELSDDPSRYGCVSPYFGHGNYLGFYGNDGRPFEGYDQNSSSRNPNLF; translated from the exons ATGGGGGGAGCATCATTGCCACCGGGGTTTCGGTTCCATCCAACGGATGATGAGTTGGTTGGATACTATCTCAAGAGGAAGACTGATGGGGTTGAGATTGAGCTAGAAGTGATCCCAGAAGTGGATTTGTACAAGTTTGATCCATGGGAGCTGCCAG ATAAATCGTTCCTGCCAAAGCGCGATATGGAGTGGTTCTTCTTCTGCCCTCGAGACAAGAAGTATCCGAATGGGTCTAGGACGAATCGAGCCACGAAATCTGGGTACTGGAAGGCGACGGGCAAGGATAGGAGAATTGTGTGTCAGCCTGCAACTGTTGGGTACCGAAAGACACTGGTTTTCTATCGCGGGAGAGCTCCTCTCGGGGATAGAACGGATTGGGTAATGCACGAATATCGCATTTCTGATGAAGATTCCCATGGCAATCCTAGTTTTCAG GGTCCTTTCGCCCTCTGTCGTGTCATCAAGAAAAACGACGTTTCAAAGAAGACGACGAGCGAGGCTAGTGGAgtgacagcagcagcagcagcatctAAGGAAACTGGATCCAGTTCAAGCCATGGAGGTTTCTCCTCAGTAGCAGTAAATGAGCCTATTATCCTTTCTGATGATATCCCAACTCAAACCGCATTCATGAGTACCGAGAGCAACTACTCAACCCCCATCGCTTCTCCCTACCAGGCGTCGCATATGGGGGACTACGAGTTCGGTATGCAGCCTGATACCGCTAGTGTCTGGATGTCAGCTGACATGATTCTCGATTCTTCAAAG GAATGCCCTCAACAGCAAAATGTTCCGGGATTTCACTCAACGCAGTATGGCTTCCCGGGCTCAACTCTATGGCAGCCATACGAAAACCATGAGTTCTCGTCGAGTTCATCTTACTCAAATTTTAGAGGGGAAGTTGAACTTTCTGATGATCCAAGTCGATATGGCTGCGTGTCTCCTTACTTTGGCCATGGAAACTACCTCGGCTTTTATGGAAACGACGGCAGGCCATTTGAAGGTTATGATCAGAACAGCTCATCAAGAAATCCGAATCTTTTCTGA
- the LOC116027946 gene encoding pentatricopeptide repeat-containing protein At5g46580, chloroplastic, with protein sequence MAAKLSTALDIHFSYPCSSETKHPYVFNSPSLTLPRKRLNISCNNSSKSPPKTAEKPENRRNGSPSLSEQLKPLSTTVLADQPSQTKLLSKPQSTWVNPARPRPSVLSLQRQKRSSYSYNPQIRDLKRFARKLNEGYFDEEGFMAVLEEIPESPTKENALLVLNSLRDWQKSLLFLNWIKAKDLFPLETIFYNVAMKSLRFGRQFEHIERLAFEMVENGVELDNITYSTIITCAKRCGLFDKALEWFERMYKTGLIPDEVTYSAVLDVYAQLGKVEDAISLYERGRASGWTPDAVAFSMLARMFGSVADYDGIRFVLQEMKNVGVQPNLVVYNTLFEALGKAGKPGLARSLFEEMLEYGLTPNEKTLTCLIKIYGKARWARDALELWERMKSKGWPMDFYLYNTLLSMCADIGLEEEAERLFGDMKESRNCKPDSWSYTAMINIYASGGDVEKAVSLYKEMAEEGVELNVMGCTCLIQCLGKAKRIDDLVMVFEASMERGIKPDDRLCGCLLSVVSYCEGEDAEKVLGCLQRASPRLVAVVRMLGEESTSFDTVKEEIRVILSNTSPESRRPFCNCLIDICRNRNLQNRAHELLYIGTVYGLYPGLHSKTSQEWRLNVRSLSVGAARTAFEEWMATLAKIVQREEPLPQLFTAYTGAGTHRFSQGLANAFASHLETFEAPFKESEEKAGFFVATQEDLVSWIQSKAYSLDAATATA encoded by the coding sequence ATGGCTGCAAAGCTCTCCACAGCTCTAGATATCCATTTCAGCTATCCATGTTCCTCAGAAACAAAGCACCCATATGTCTTCAATTCTCCATCTTTAACATTACCCAGAAAAAGGCTCAACATTTCTTGCAATAATTCATCAAAATCCCCTCCAAAAACAGCAGAAAAGCCTGAAAATCGTCGAAATGGGAGCCCTTCTTTGTCTGAACAGCTTAAGCCTTTATCCACAACGGTTCTTGCTGACCAGCCAAGCCAAACTAAGCTCTTATCCAAACCGCAATCCACTTGGGTCAACCCGGCCCGACCCAGACCTTCTGTTCTCTCTCTGCAGCGTCAGAAGCGCTCTTCTTACTCCTATAACCCTCAGATTAGGGACCTGAAGAGGTTTGCTAGGAAATTGAATGAAGGGTATTTTGATGAGGAGGGTTTCATGGCAGTTCTTGAGGAAATCCCAGAGTCACCCACTAAAGAAAATGCTTTGTTGGTGCTTAATAGCCTTAGGGATTGGCAAAAATCTCTGCTTTTCTTGAATTGGATCAAGGCCAAGGATTTGTTTCCACTGGAGACTATATTCTATAATGTGGCCATGAAGTCTTTGAGGTTTGGGAGGCAGTTTGAGCATATAGAGAGGCTGGCTTTTGAGATGGTGGAGAATGGGGTTGAGCTTGATAATATAACCTATTCGACTATCATCACGTGTGCGAAAAGGTGTGGGCTTTTCGATAAGGCTTTGGAGTGGTTTGAGAGGATGTACAAGACAGGGTTGATCCCTGATGAGGTGACTTACTCTGCTGTGCTTGATGTGTATGCTCAGTTGGGGAAAGTTGAGGATGCGATATCGTTGTATGAGCGAGGGAGGGCGAGCGGGTGGACCCCCGATGCTGTGGCGTTCTCTATGCTGGCTAGAATGTTTGGTTCTGTGGCTGATTATGATGGGATTAGGTTTGTGTTGCAGGAAATGAAGAATGTTGGGGTTCAGCCCAATTTGGTTGTGTACAATACGTTGTTCGAGGCGTTGGGGAAGGCCGGGAAGCCGGGCTTGGCTAGGAGTTTGTTTGAGGAGATGTTGGAGTACGGGCTTACTCCGAATGAGAAGACGTTAACGTGCTTGATCAAGATTTATGGGAAGGCGAGGTGGGCTAGAGATGCGTTGGAGCTTTGGGAGAGAATGAAATCGAAGGGTTGGCctatggatttttatttgtataatacGTTGTTGAGTATGTGTGCTGATATCGGGTTGGAGGAGGAGGCCGAGAGGCTGTTTGGTGATATGAAGGAGTCGCGGAATTGTAAACCGGATAGTTGGAGCTATACGGCCATGATAAATATATATGCGAGTGGGGGAGATGTGGAGAAGGCAGTGAGTTTGTACAAGGAAATGGCCGAGGAAGGGGTTGAACTTAATGTGATGGGGTGCACTTGTTTGATCCAATGCTTGGGGAAAGCGAAGAGGATTGATGATTTAGTTATGGTGTTTGAAGCGTCGATGGAGAGAGGGATTAAACCTGATGATAGGCTTTGTGGGTGTCTGCTCTCGGTTGTGTCCTATTGCGAAGGCGAGGATGCAGAGAAGGTTCTTGGTTGTCTACAGAGAGCGAGCCCGAGATTGGTTGCCGTTGTGAGGATGTTAGGTGAAGAGAGCACAAGTTTTGACACTGTGAAAGAAGAGATCAGAGTGATTCTCAGCAATACCTCTCCGGAATCCCGAAGACCTTTCTGCAACTGTCTGATTGATATATGCAGGAACCGAAACCTGCAGAACCGAGCTCACGAGCTGCTCTACATCGGGACTGTGTATGGGCTGTACCCCGGTTTACATAGCAAGACATCCCAAGAGTGGCGTTTGAATGTCCGGTCACTCTCTGTGGGGGCTGCACGCACTGCATTCGAGGAATGGATGGCGACACTCGCCAAAATTGTGCAGCGCGAGGAGCCGCTGCCTCAACTTTTCACGGCTTACACTGGCGCGGGAACCCACAGGTTCTCCCAAGGCTTGGCTAATGCATTCGCTTCGCACCTGGAAACGTTCGAAGCCCCTTTCAAGGAGAGCGAAGAGAAGGCTGGATTTTTCGTCGCGACTCAAGAAGATTTAGTGTCTTGGATCCAATCAAAGGCATACTCTTTGGATGCTGCAACTGCAACAGCATAA